Sequence from the Schaalia sp. 19OD2882 genome:
GGCCGCGCCCACCGCCCATGCGACACCCCAACGGCCCCGACAACCTCACCACACCGCCACTTGCGCCGCCCTCACGACCTCGCCACGCCACCATTGCCGCCAGGAGTGCCACCCGACTGCACCATCACCCGGCCGGCCACATCGCCCTGCCATCCTCGTCACGCCACCACCCCACTGCATCGGAGCACTCATTGACACGGTCGCGACGCGCCCCTAATCTGAGTCTGAATCGTTTCATGTATCGATTCATGGCCTCGTGTTGAAAGGATCCCCGGGATGTCGGACCTGATCGCTCAGATCATCAGACTCGCCAACGAGATCGGCGGAAACACCGAGTTCTCCCGCGCGGGCGGCGGCAACGCCTCCGTGAAGATCGACGGGGTCCTGCACATCAAGCCCAGCGGCGTCCCCCTGGCCACCCTCGAGGCCGAGGACCTGGTCCCCCTGCGCATCAACGTGCTGCTGGACGCCCTGCGCTCTGACGATCCGGTCGGCAAAGATCCCGTCCGCGTCGCCGCCGAGAAGGCGCAGGTCCGCGACGTCAACGGTCGGCGCCCCAGCGTGGAGATCCTCTTCCACGCGCTCATCCCCGACGCCCTCGTCCTGCACCTGCACCCCCTGACCGCCAACGCCCTGACCTGCAACCAGGACGGACCGGCCCTGGCCCGGCGCATCCTGGCCGACGAGGCCGTGTGGGTGGACTACATCGACCCGGGGGTTCCGCTGGCCCGCGGAATCCTGCGCGCCCGCGAGGCCTACACCGCCCGCACCGGCCGCCCGGCCCCCGGCATCACGCTGCTGGGCAACCACGGGATCATCGTTTCGGGGAACTCCTTCGACGAGGTCGCCGCCCTGGTCGATTCCCTCACCCTGCGGATCATGGCGGCCGTGGACGCTTCCCCGGCCCCAGCTGCGATTCCCCATCCGGAGATCACGCCGGAACGGCGGAGTCAGGTGGCCGAGGACTTCCGCGTGGCCCTGGGCGCCGCGAATGTCACATCCAGTTGGGAGGGGCTGGCGCGTGAGGCCTCCGGCCCTGCCGCCGGACCAGTGGCCC
This genomic interval carries:
- a CDS encoding class II aldolase/adducin family protein; amino-acid sequence: MSDLIAQIIRLANEIGGNTEFSRAGGGNASVKIDGVLHIKPSGVPLATLEAEDLVPLRINVLLDALRSDDPVGKDPVRVAAEKAQVRDVNGRRPSVEILFHALIPDALVLHLHPLTANALTCNQDGPALARRILADEAVWVDYIDPGVPLARGILRAREAYTARTGRPAPGITLLGNHGIIVSGNSFDEVAALVDSLTLRIMAAVDASPAPAAIPHPEITPERRSQVAEDFRVALGAANVTSSWEGLAREASGPAAGPVALGPLIPDQIVYSGSFPVVLEATATAADIKAAVSTFRTAHGRDPIVAVIPGAGVFAIGSSAEGADTALNTYLDALRVARDADRLGKVRVMDEHERHFIENWEAEAYRRQVAKSPSPTTPSP